Part of the Vidua macroura isolate BioBank_ID:100142 chromosome 27, ASM2450914v1, whole genome shotgun sequence genome, ggggctgctcctgcctgctggcactgccagggtgtgggcaggagcagggtgaatgcggggggggggggggactcTGCTCTGCGTCACCCTGGATTTCTGGccagcccttcctccccctGGCTTGTTTCCTCATTTGCGTGGCCAGTGATGGCTGCAATCCCGTGGTGCAGTGAGGGGAAATGAGAACCATGTGGGGAAGCCACGCACAGGCACATCcctggccctgggcacccccagggCTGTTCCTAGAAAAGAGGGGGTGATGCAGAGCCAGGGTCCCCTGCCCCAGCGTGCtctttctttcagcagctggagacagcgctggcagcaccagggacTCCGGACACTCCTGCAGAGGGTGTGGGGACAGCCGGGGCCAGACCCCTTGCAGCACAGTGCCTGCCTGCGTCCCGCTGGTGCCCTGACAGTGCATCTCCCGCAGGTGCTGAACCATGGCGGTGTGGATCCaggcccagcagctccagggcgAAGCCCTGCGGCAGATGCAGGCGCTCTATGGGCAGCACTTCCCCATCGAGGTGCGGCACTACCTGTCTCAGTGGATCGAGAGCCAGGCATGGTAGGTCAGGTTGTCCTCTTCCCAGGGGCCGCCCTAGGGTACAGGTGggtgctccctgctgccaggctgccctgACACCACTCTGCTCCGCACGCAGGGACTCCATCGACCTTGACAACCCCCAGGAGAATGTGAAGGCGACACAGCTTCTGGAGGGGCTgatccaggagctgcagaagaagGCAGACCACCAAGTGGGTGAGGACGGCTTCCTGCTGAAGATCAAGCTGGGGCACTACGCTACGCAGCTGCAGGCGAGTGGGGGACTGTGGGCAGGGGTGCAAGGCCAGGGGggtccctgccctgtgcctggctCAGGCCGTGCTCTCCCCACAGAACACGTATGACCGATGCCCCATGGAGCTGGTGCGCTGCATCCGGCACATCCTCTACCACGAGCAGCGGCTGGTGCGGGAGGCGAACAATGTGAGTGCGGGCTGGGAGGGGTGAGGAGAGGGTTCTGCAGGGGTGGGGGGATGCTCAGGGGCTCTTGACTCCATCATGATGGGAGCAGCGCtgaggcagggaatggggagcATCCCCTCACTGTGCTGAGCGCACCCTGTGCCCCGTGCAGAGCCCTTCCCCATCTGGCTCCCTGGTGGACGCCATGTCCCAGAAGCACCTGCAGATCAACCAGACCTTCGAGGAGCTGCGGCTCATCACTCAGGACTCAGAGAATGAGCTCAAAAAGCTGCAGCAGACACAGGAATACTTCATCATCCAGTACCAGGAGAACATGCGACTCCAAGGTGGGTGGGGGCCCGAGGGGCTTGGGGCTGGGGTGCTGGCAGGACCTAACAccatgccctgtccccagcccagttctcccagctctcccagctgggcCCCCAGGAGCGCATGTCGCGGGAGACGACGCTGCAGCAGAAGAAGGCATCGCTGGAGGCCTGGCTGCACCGTGAGGCCCAGACACTACAGCAGTACCGCGTCGTGAGTGATGCCGCCTGGTTCCCCGTGATGCTGTCCCCATGATGCCCTGTGACACTATCCCTGCGCCCCTGATGTTGTCCCACCTCACAGGACCTGGCTGAGAAGCACCAGAAGACGCTGCAGCTGCTGCGCAAGCAGCAAACAACCATCCTGGATGATGAGCTGATCCAGTGGAAGCGTcggcagcagctggcagggaatGGGGGCCCACCTGAAGGCACCTTGGATGTGCTGCAGACCTGGTGAGTGCCTGGTTGGGTGGGATAGGATGGGGTGCTGAGCCCAGTGGGTGCTGAGCCCTGCTCCCCCCAGGTGTGAGAAGCTGGCAGAGATCATCTGGCAGAACCGGCAGCAGATCCGCCGTGCCGAgcacctgtgccagcagctgccaatCCCAGGCCCAGTGGAGGAGATGCTGTCAGAGCTGAACGGAACCATCACAGACATCATCTCTGCCCTGGTCACCAGGTACAAGTTGGGCCCAGCTGGGTGGGGGCCCAGGTTGGCCCTgcccccttcccagccccccTGATCCCCCTGTTCCCCCCCAGCACCTTCATCATCGAGAAGCAGCCCCCCCAGGTGCTGAAGACACAGACCAAGTTTGCAGCCACTGTGCGGCTCCTGGTGGGGGGGAAGCTGAATGTGCACATGAACCCCCCTCAAGTGAAGGCCACCATCATCAGCGAGCAGCAAGCCAAGGCCCTGCTGAAGAATGAGAGCACCCGCAAGTaatgccaggggctgggggtgtgtggCTGGGGCTGCCAAGGCAATGGGAGCAGGGTGTGGGGCGGGGGGAAGGGCTGCACTTCGCACAGCTCCCAGTCCTGGTGTGCCCTGACTCCGTGTGCATTCCTGTGGCAGCGAGAGCAGCGGGGAGATCCTCAACAACTGCTGTGTGATGGAGTATCACCAGGCCACCGGCACACTCAGCGCCCATTTCCGCAACATGGTGAGTGCCCCtggctccctgtgctgtccccttGTGTCCCTCTGTGTTCACCCCGCTGTCCCCATCTATTCCTCCACGCTCACCCCTTGTGTCCCTGCAGTCCCTGAAGCGGATCAAGCGCTCGGATCGCCGCGGTGCAGAGTCAGTGACAGAGGAGAAATTCACCATCCTCTTCGAGTCACAGTTCAGTGTCGGTGGGAATGAGCTGGTCTTCCAGGTGAAGGTAAAGCTGCTATATCCCTTCTGCAGGCCCTAGGCAAGCCATGGGCACTATGCCCAcaggagtggggctgggctggggccacATGGCTGCCCATGGGTGATGCTCCCTTGGTGCCCCACAGCCCATTCTGGTCTCCTTCCTCTCGGCAGacgctgtccctgcctgtggtggTGATTGTGCATGGGAGCCAGGACAACAATGCCACGGCCACCGTGCTTTGGGACAACGCCTTTGCTGAGCCTGTGAGTGCCAGTGCTGTGGGGGCAGGGCAGGTCCTATCTGCCTGGTGTGGGAGTAGGGCTCAGCCTCCCAGTGGGACATGCCTGGAAGCATcaggcagagctggtgctgaCCACGCTCTCTGCCCCCAGGGCCGCGTGCCCTTCGCTGTGCCTGACAAGGTGCAGTGGCCACAGCTCTGCGAGGCGCTCAACATGAAGTTCAAGGCAGAAGTGCAGAGCAGCCGCGGGCTGACCAAGGAGAACCTGGTGTTCCTGGCACAAAAGCTCTTCAACAGCACCAGCTCCCACCTGGAGGACTACAGCAGCACCACAGTGTCCTGGTCCCAGTTCAACCGGGTAAGTGGCCTGGACTCTGTCCAGAGCCCCCCCCAGTGGGGTTGGATGGGGTGTACCCACCTGGGGGTCCCtgagttgctgctgctgcacccaaTGTCTGTGCCGTGTCACAGAGGCTCAGAGGCTGGTGACAGGAGTGCTCATTATCTGAGGATTTCAACAGGAAAACCTGCCTGGGAGGAATTACACCTTCTGGCAGTGGTTTGACGGGGTCATGGAGGTGCTGAAGAAGCATTTGAAGCCGCACTGGAATGATGGGTAAGAGCCGCCCTGtcctgtgctgcctggcccgAGCCCCAAGCCCTGACGCCCTACTCTGCCTAGGGCCATCCTGGGCTTTGTCAACAAGCAGCAGGCGCACGACCTGCTCATCAACAAGCCCGACGGGACCTTCCTCCTGCGCTTCAGCGACTCGGAGATCGGTGGCATCACCATAGCCTGGAAGTTCGACTCCTGTGAGTGTTTGCCAGGCACTGGCATCCCTGGACCGAGTGGCCCCAGCCAGGCCACCTCATGCCCTTGGTAGTGGCACTGCCACGGCAGGCACACTGGAGTTATCCTCAGGAAAGAGGCGAGCACCAGAGCCCCCAGAATGCCGTGGCTGTCCCATGGGGAGCGGTGCTGCCCTCGCTcgctgcagctgtggctgtgtcagACCCGAATTGTGGCAGCAGCGGGGAGGAGGGACCAGGCTGAACCCTCCAACCCAGCCCTGGGGAATGATGTGGACTGTACAAAATCCAGTTACTCGGTGGTGCTCCCCAGTGCAGGGGTTGTATCCTGACCCCATGCAGGAGTCTGTTGCTGTTCACAAGAGCATCCTTTGGAGGGCCACATGACTGAGAAGCACCACAGAGCCCCATGGAGCCCCATGGTTGGGGAGCCAGCACCCCATGTGTCAGGATGAGGCCAGACCTGCCTTGGCTTCGCTGTACCTCCTACTTTATCCCATTTTCTGGTGACTTATGCTTTATCCTCAGCTGTTGCTGGGGGAGGGATGCAGTGTGGGACCTGCTGTTTGCTGCTTGATGTGACCTCGCAGCCCAtgtgcagagcacagccaggagctgctgcaaacTCTGGGAGTCACCATGATCCTCACACTTGTCTTGCAGCTGAGAGGATGTTCTGGAACCTGATGCCTTTCACCACCAGGGACTTCTCCATCCGCTCCTTGGCTGACCGCCTCGGGGATCTCAGTTACCTCATCTACGTGTTCCCCGACCGGCCCAAGGACGAGGTGTTCTCCAAGTACTACACGCCGGTTCTCTGTGAGTCCACGCCAGGTAGCGCTGTCCCTTCATCCCACGTGTGTCCCCTCTTTTGTGCATCCAGCTGGGTGGAGCTGGTGTTCTCAGCAACCCCCACCCCGGGGCCACACCGGCCCCACAGGGGTTCTGCATCTGGCCACGTTTgagcccccagcactgcccggGGTCGTGGCATGTGCTGGAGCTTGGGCCCTCAGTGCTGCCTCCTTCTCTCTAGCTAAAGCTGTGGATGGATATGTGAAGCCACAGATCAAGCAAGTGGTGCCAGAGTAAGTGTGACCCCGAAGGGAGGTCCTGGGCAGTGGTTGCCATGGGTTCCCAGCATTGAATTGGCTGGATTGGGTGGCTCAGGTCCACCACAGATGGCCACATTGGCGCTGAGCCTTGTGAGACATCTTGGTGACTTCACCCCCAGGGCACGCGGTGCTCATGAGACCCATCCCCACAGGTTTGTCAATGCATCAGGAGATTCTGCCCCTGGAGGGGCCACCTACATGGACCAGGCACCGTCACCTGctgtctgctcccagcctcATTACAACATGTACACCCAGAAGTGAGTATTGCACCCCTATCCCTATACTGCTGCAGCTGGTCCTCCCCTCACCGCCTGCCTCCCACAGCCCCGACCCTGTGCTGGACCCCGAGGGTGATTTTGACCTGGAAGACACGATGGATGTGGCAAGGCACGTTGAGGAGCTGCTGCGGCGCCCTGTGGACAGTCAGTGGATCCCCCACGCCCAGTCGTGACAGGCAGGCGCCTTGCCCCTGGCCCTGGCGCTGCGGGGactgtgctgtgtttgtgtcTCTGTGCCAGGGGACAGCGGGTGGGCCCTGCCCCCAGGatttgctctgtgctgccccAAAACACAGGCTGGCGTCCAGCTCTTTAGTGTTTATGCCCTTGTATAAACAGCAGCGGATTTGTCGCATGGTTTTCCTGTATGTTCCTTTTAAGAGGCCCAGCTTCGGCTTTCCGCTTCTGCCAGCactggccctgcagcccctcattCCCCCGTGGGGCTGCTGGGGCGGGGGCCGCCAGCCCGGCCTCAGGTTCGCTTTCGCAGTCGTCACTAAGAATGTACATGTCGCCTTCTTGTTCTCCCCTGCAGCTCTGTTCCCAGGGGTGCGtgagggcagagggcagaggagGGGTTCTGCCAGGGCTCCCCtagcctgtgctggtgctctGCTCCACAGTGGCAGGGTCCCTGCACCTCATCTTCTCCTCTGCCCCCAAGGATGCAGGAGCCCCCCCTGGCTCCCGGCCTCGGTGTCCCCTCAGGAGCCAGTGCAGCATGAGGGTGGCAGGGTGCGAGGGCACCCAGAGAGGGCAGTCGGGTGggcaggggatttggggaagcGGAGCCCTCTGCCCGCTGCTTCTCCCCTCGCCTGGGTGGGAAACTCGGGTCCTGGCCATGTTATTTTTCTATCACAGAGTAAATAAAGCACGGAATATTTTTGTAACACAAAAGCTCTGAGTGCCACGTGTGTCTTGGGACAGAGGTGGGTCCCTCTGAAGAGCTCCTCATCTCGGGTGCACCAGATGAATGCTGGGGCTGGGCCCGGTGTTCGGGGTTCCTATCCCCGAGGGCAGGGTGGTCCGACCTCCGTTAGCACAAACTGAGCGGATCCGGGCGGCTCTGTCCGGGCGGGAGGGCTGCTCTGAGGTGCAGGgactgggctggggctggggccgTTTTTTCGGGCAAAAAGCAAGGTAAACCGGATCAATTGCCCTGTTTTTCCAACGAAGGAGCTTGCTTTTGATGGAGGGGTAGAGGGCGCTGGTACTCGGGGTTCAATTGCGGTTGAATTCCCCGCCGAGCGGGGGGCCCGGCGTGTGCTGtataaagatgaaaatgaaaatataagtgAAGCGGGGAGGGGGGCGGCGCCGGGCGCGATAAATCTCCGTCATTTCTGCCGGAGGCGGAATAGCCGGGTGGGCGAGGGGTGTCGGGCCggatccctgccctggggcggTGTCCGCATTCCGCGATGCTGCCGGCGGTGGCGGTGGTGGTGGCGGTGGTGGTGGCGGTGGTGGTGGCCGTGGCCGTCCCCGCCCTACGGCACCGCCTAGTCCGTTCCGCGCTGCGCCGCGCCGGGGGCCGGTACCGGCGGCGGCTGGAGGCTCTGGGCAGCGACGTGCGGCTGAGCCAGGAGCGGCGGCTGCGGCGCCTGCtgggcaccggcaccgggacgGCCGGCGGTGAGCGCGGGGCTGCGGGAAGGGGGGCGGGAAGGGGTCGGTCCCATGGTTGCCATGGCTCTCAGCTTGTGACTCTCCCGGCAGGCTCGGAGGAGTTCCAGGAGCGGCATCCCCTGGGGCAGCCTTGTCGGGACGAAGCGCCGGGGTTTCCGGTTCCCCCGCTGCGGctttgggctctgctccccggCTGCTGGGACACCGACCCCCGGCTGCAGGTAcggggagcggcgggcggggTGGGCGCGGATCCCCGCAGGCTCTGCCCTCCTGACCCGACCCTCCCCCGCAGGGGTCCCTGCTCTACCTGGATGCCCTCGGCGCCGCCTTTCCACGGGCATTGGTCCGCCGGGGCACGGCCGTGCTGCACTGGAGCCCCGGCTGTCCCCGCGCCCCGGCGGGGTGGCCGCTGCCCACCCTGTACTGCACCCCGGCCGCAGCGGCCGTCCTGCCCTCGCGGGCCGCTGCGCTGCGGGTGCAGCTGCTCTTTGCCCTGCGGCAGCGTGCGCTGCGTGTGCTGGAGGCCGGGCTGGCAGCCGAGCTGCACGACGCGCTGGTGGCCCTGCGCACTGAATGGCCCCGGCtggcccaggagctggagctgggcaggctgagcccccagccCGGGCTGCCCGAGGGGGTGCGGGaccagctgcaggcactgctgacCCCCGATGCTGCCCGGGCAGCCGAGCTCCGTGCTGAGTGCGCCCGCGGCTTCGAGGGCATCGTGTTGCGTCTGTGGCCCCAgctggaggtggtggtggtgaggaCGATGCATGGCACGGAGTGGCTCTACTGCAACTCCCTCCGCCAGGCGGACTGCCGGGGGCTGCCCTTCTACTACCCCTTCTACCAGGCAGCAGGAGGTGAGTGTCCTCCACACTGGCATGTCCCCATGGTCTGGCCTGGGTGCCCACAGGGAACTGCTGCCATATGGCAGCACAGatctccctgccccagcagatGCTGGTGCATCTCTGTGCTGCATTCCCTTCCTGTGACCTGAAAACAGCTCAGTCCTGGCACCAGCAAAATTCTGCCCCTTGGAGAGGGGTGGGGCTTTCTGTGGGCAAGGATGGGGGGGTCTGGGGAGCTCACATGGGCACTtgctgcctctgcccagccctgcttggTGTAAACCTGTGGCCAGCGGAGCCAGTGCCCCGATTCCTGCTGTGCCCTGACTGGGCTTTCTGCGagttcctgccctgcctggccagcAAGGAAACATGGACGGTGCTGCTGGATGAGCTCTGGGAGGGCCGTGAGTACGGGCTGGTTGTGACAGCCCAGCCAGGAGAATACAGGTGCCTCCTCGCTGCTGTGTAGTCCTGGGCGgctgcctgccccagccccatgCACCCATCTCCCCCTCACACTCTCCCTGCCCGTGCAGGTGCCGTACTGGGGAGGTGCTGAAGGTGACCGGCTTCCACAAGCAATGTCCCCTGGTGGAACCTGTGTACAGGTGGGGACACCCCAATGCCTGTCCCTCACCTTAGGGAGCTGGGCCCATTTACAGGCAGGGTCTTAACAGGAGGATGCCAGTAACCcaccctgtgtccctgcaccGCAGGGAGAGCCAGACGCTGAGTGTGCGAGGTGAGAGCATCCCTGAGGAGCAGTTCTGCCAGAGCCTGTGCCACACCCTGAGGATGTGGCCGGGTGCTCGCCTGATTG contains:
- the LOC128819702 gene encoding signal transducer and activator of transcription 5B isoform X2 → MAVWIQAQQLQGEALRQMQALYGQHFPIEVRHYLSQWIESQAWDSIDLDNPQENVKATQLLEGLIQELQKKADHQVGEDGFLLKIKLGHYATQLQNTYDRCPMELVRCIRHILYHEQRLVREANNSPSPSGSLVDAMSQKHLQINQTFEELRLITQDSENELKKLQQTQEYFIIQYQENMRLQAQFSQLSQLGPQERMSRETTLQQKKASLEAWLHREAQTLQQYRVDLAEKHQKTLQLLRKQQTTILDDELIQWKRRQQLAGNGGPPEGTLDVLQTWCEKLAEIIWQNRQQIRRAEHLCQQLPIPGPVEEMLSELNGTITDIISALVTSTFIIEKQPPQVLKTQTKFAATVRLLVGGKLNVHMNPPQVKATIISEQQAKALLKNESTRNESSGEILNNCCVMEYHQATGTLSAHFRNMSLKRIKRSDRRGAESVTEEKFTILFESQFSVGGNELVFQVKTLSLPVVVIVHGSQDNNATATVLWDNAFAEPGRVPFAVPDKVQWPQLCEALNMKFKAEVQSSRGLTKENLVFLAQKLFNSTSSHLEDYSSTTVSWSQFNRENLPGRNYTFWQWFDGVMEVLKKHLKPHWNDGAILGFVNKQQAHDLLINKPDGTFLLRFSDSEIGGITIAWKFDSSERMFWNLMPFTTRDFSIRSLADRLGDLSYLIYVFPDRPKDEVFSKYYTPVLSKAVDGYVKPQIKQVVPEFVNASGDSAPGGATYMDQAPSPAVCSQPHYNMYTQNPDPVLDPEGDFDLEDTMDVARHVEELLRRPVDSQWIPHAQS
- the GHDC gene encoding GH3 domain-containing protein, yielding MLPAVAVVVAVVVAVVVAVAVPALRHRLVRSALRRAGGRYRRRLEALGSDVRLSQERRLRRLLGTGTGTAGGSEEFQERHPLGQPCRDEAPGFPVPPLRLWALLPGCWDTDPRLQGSLLYLDALGAAFPRALVRRGTAVLHWSPGCPRAPAGWPLPTLYCTPAAAAVLPSRAAALRVQLLFALRQRALRVLEAGLAAELHDALVALRTEWPRLAQELELGRLSPQPGLPEGVRDQLQALLTPDAARAAELRAECARGFEGIVLRLWPQLEVVVVRTMHGTEWLYCNSLRQADCRGLPFYYPFYQAAGALLGVNLWPAEPVPRFLLCPDWAFCEFLPCLASKETWTVLLDELWEGREYGLVVTAQPGEYRCRTGEVLKVTGFHKQCPLVEPVYRESQTLSVRGESIPEEQFCQSLCHTLRMWPGARLIDYVCVESSLLGDSSGPCAPHYEVFMELQGLRDLSEGQRYKLDQCLQEDFPIYKSFRFKGSIGPLRLHLVRPRTFTRLREALGSPMPMPRVLREEQLLRLIQGSVIS
- the LOC128819702 gene encoding signal transducer and activator of transcription 5B isoform X1, whose translation is MAVWIQAQQLQGEALRQMQALYGQHFPIEVRHYLSQWIESQAWDSIDLDNPQENVKATQLLEGLIQELQKKADHQVGEDGFLLKIKLGHYATQLQNTYDRCPMELVRCIRHILYHEQRLVREANNSPSPSGSLVDAMSQKHLQINQTFEELRLITQDSENELKKLQQTQEYFIIQYQENMRLQAQFSQLSQLGPQERMSRETTLQQKKASLEAWLHREAQTLQQYRVDLAEKHQKTLQLLRKQQTTILDDELIQWKRRQQLAGNGGPPEGTLDVLQTWCEKLAEIIWQNRQQIRRAEHLCQQLPIPGPVEEMLSELNGTITDIISALVTSTFIIEKQPPQVLKTQTKFAATVRLLVGGKLNVHMNPPQVKATIISEQQAKALLKNESTRNESSGEILNNCCVMEYHQATGTLSAHFRNMSLKRIKRSDRRGAESVTEEKFTILFESQFSVGGNELVFQVKTLSLPVVVIVHGSQDNNATATVLWDNAFAEPGRVPFAVPDKVQWPQLCEALNMKFKAEVQSSRGLTKENLVFLAQKLFNSTSSHLEDYSSTTVSWSQFNRENLPGRNYTFWQWFDGVMEVLKKHLKPHWNDGAILGFVNKQQAHDLLINKPDGTFLLRFSDSEIGGITIAWKFDSSERMFWNLMPFTTRDFSIRSLADRLGDLSYLIYVFPDRPKDEVFSKYYTPVLCESTPAKAVDGYVKPQIKQVVPEFVNASGDSAPGGATYMDQAPSPAVCSQPHYNMYTQNPDPVLDPEGDFDLEDTMDVARHVEELLRRPVDSQWIPHAQS